A portion of the Babylonia areolata isolate BAREFJ2019XMU chromosome 16, ASM4173473v1, whole genome shotgun sequence genome contains these proteins:
- the LOC143290770 gene encoding uncharacterized protein LOC143290770 — MSGEKLASPQAAGDEGQEDGSTKTAESNAGEGSDQEAGSKPSHSAVQVITRFMCKFCGRQFIRRADMDAHALLHDDERPPLTCGVCGKIYNTRSKLQRHVRVHSGERPFPCNVCGKRFPRSDHVKQHMRVHSKLSGELLVTGTPLGLTHKSHCRLCGVKFEDRSELGKHLLSHGFNKLYSCIYCGEVFESNDKLKKHKQAHEARLEEFLPVLSVPDPSMSSKNTTPFSKNACKRKKPGRPKGSKTVNKRRKDLSRLGFSKFKITRRSGSESWQTVAPVLKTEEAESADQSASTSDHPMPILERILMDSRPSIVKSERDTEGDHSDSGNKSESSDIPQMSISACYSLAEGQDNSDIPDIEEIRASTLLDGNNMIMLPSGRDLREEEDEEEDSSNAAEGEERETEEGVAPEVSQASSVCAVPATRSVADSEARTTQTSLIRPTVLPATATATLMTLQQHVNPQTALAACSSSCAAGVTPTPSTTAITTRPTISLLPNVLAFRTHPLLPAPALNLAPHAVQPTVGGGLYNGAGRLYNPLTNFPPTASSPAAAVLSLPGLESFPPGRKMMRCQHCCIWFEDSALGLLHQSLHSADDTDPFTCKKCLKRLGNRLEFTAHIIWHLDPTMEDSSAV; from the exons ATGAGTGGGGAGAAGCTGGCCAGCCCCCAGGCAGCAGGAGACGAGGGTCAGGAGGATGGCAGCACCAAGACAGCAGAGAGCAACGCAGGGGAGGGCAGTGACCAGGAGGCAGGCTCCAAACCCAGCCACTCTGCCGTCCAAGTCATCACGCGCTTCATGTGTAAGTTCTGCGGCCGCCAGTTCATCCGCCGCGCGGACATGGACGCTCACGCCTTGCTCCATGACGACGAAAGGCCGCCGctgacctgtggtgtgtgtggcaagATCTACAACACTCGCTCCAAACTGCAGAGACACGTGCGAGTTCACAGCGGGGAGAGGCCCTTCCCTTGCAACGTGTGCGGCAAACGCTTCCCTCGCTCGGACCATGTGAAGCAGCACATGAGGGTGCACAGCAAGCTGTCCGGAGAGCTGCTGGTGACAGGCACCCCACTGGGGCTGACCCACAAGTCGCACTGCCGACTGTGCGGGGTCAAGTTCGAAGACCGGTCAGAGCTGGGCAAGCATCTGCTGAGTCACGGCTTCAACAAGCTGTACTCTTGCATATACTGTGGGGAGGTGTTTGAGTCCAACGACAAGCTGAAGAAGCACAAGCAGGCCCACGAAGCTCGCCTGGAGGAGTTCCTGCCAGTGCTGAGCGTGCCGGACCCCAGCATGAGCTCCAAGAACACCACTCCCTTCTCCAAGAATGCCTGCAAGAGAAAGAAACCTGGCCGACCGAAAGGGTCAAAAACTGTCAACAAACGTAGAAAAGACTTATCACGGCTTGGCTTCTCCAAATTCAAAATCACTCGTCGCTCTGGCTCGGAGTCTTGGCAGACAGTTGCACCAGTTCTGAAGACAGAGGAGGCAGAGTCAGCTGATCAGTCAGCGTCAACGTCGGACCACCCCATGCCGATTCTGGAGCGCATTTTGATGGATAGCCGACCCTCCATAGtcaagtcagagagagacacagagggggatcACAGTGATTCAGGCAACAAGAGTGAAAGCTCCGACATTCCTCAGATGTCCATATCGGCATGCTACTCGCTGGCAGAAGGGCAAGACAACAGTGATATTCCGGACATTGAAGAGATCCGAGCCTCCACCCTGCTGGATGGGAACAACATGATCATGCTGCCATCAGGGCGGGacctgagggaggaggaggacgaggaggaggacagcTCTAATGCTGccgagggggaggagagggagacggaggagggCGTGGCCCCAGAGGTGTCCCAAGCCAGTTCTGTCTGTGCCGTCCCCGCCACACGCAGTGTTGCAGACTCTGAGGCTCGAACCACCCAGACCAGCTTGATCCGCCCCACAGTGCTGCCAGCCACAGCCACCGCCACTCTGATGACGCTTCAGCAACAC GTGAACCCACAGACAGCATTGGCAGCATGCTCCTCCTCCTGTGCGGCCGGAGTGACCCCCACGCCCAGCACCACGGCCATCACCACACGCCCCACCATCAGCCTGCTGCCCAACGTTCTAGCCTTCCGCACCCACCCCCTGCTTCCGGCCCCTGCCCTCAACCTGGCTCCCCACGCTGTACAGCCCACAGTGGGGGGCGGGCTGTACAATGGGGCCGGACGCCTCTACAACCCCCTCACCAACTTCCCCCCCACCGCCAGCAGCCCTGCCGCTGCTGTCTTGAGTCTTCCCGGGCTGGAGTCGTTCCCACCGGGCCGCAAGATGATGCGTTGCCAGCACTGCTGCATCTGGTTTGAGGACAGCGCCCTGGGGCTGCTGCACCAGAGTCTGCACTCCGCCGACGACACCGACCCCTTCACCTGCAAGAAGTGCTTGAAACGCCTGGGCAACCGCCTGGAGTTTACTGCGCACATCATCTGGCATCTGGACCCCACCATGGAGGACAGCTCTGCTGTGtga